In Chitinivibrio alkaliphilus ACht1, a genomic segment contains:
- a CDS encoding glycosyltransferase family 1 protein, with protein MKIVVVHYHMRRGGVRRIIEQQISLFLQKDMALELVLYTGDAADYSPPEDPRFSLVEEPLLDYASAIRQGESLDGYLRLLRFFCDQEPGTLFHVHNSVIGKNPRLNAAIVEAARAGCPFCIHCHDFVEDRPALFKQVQQAAASLGYARYEDLMYPQHGRVYWVCINKSDLSRSPLSSFESTSYIPNPVEPPPRGNMTRMELACSLKIDETKSWYFYPVRAIERKNIGEFILLSQLIDPEGVWLISREPETPEEREGYEQWRHFSSLHTLPLLFNAAKKGDFGSLYEHCTYVVTTSVMEGFGLVFLESFLAGKPLLGRNIPAVTEDFCARGVVFSGIYDVLLVPAYGVWTDFACLSRNQQMQWLEKIGTIPCC; from the coding sequence ATGAAGATCGTTGTGGTACACTACCACATGCGTCGTGGGGGGGTCCGTCGTATCATAGAACAACAGATATCTCTCTTCCTTCAGAAGGATATGGCTTTGGAGCTTGTGCTCTATACAGGAGATGCGGCCGACTACTCTCCGCCAGAGGATCCTCGGTTTTCACTTGTTGAAGAACCTCTTCTTGATTACGCCAGTGCTATACGTCAAGGAGAGAGCCTTGATGGGTATTTGAGACTTTTGCGTTTTTTTTGCGATCAAGAACCGGGCACATTGTTTCATGTACACAATAGTGTTATCGGAAAAAATCCTCGTTTAAATGCAGCCATTGTTGAAGCAGCTCGTGCCGGATGTCCCTTTTGTATTCATTGCCATGATTTTGTGGAAGATCGTCCGGCATTATTCAAACAGGTACAGCAGGCAGCGGCATCTCTTGGATATGCACGGTATGAAGACCTGATGTACCCGCAGCACGGGCGTGTATATTGGGTGTGTATTAATAAAAGCGATCTTTCCCGAAGCCCTCTTTCTTCTTTTGAATCAACCTCGTATATTCCAAATCCTGTGGAGCCTCCTCCCCGGGGAAATATGACGCGGATGGAGCTTGCCTGTTCCTTGAAGATTGATGAAACGAAATCGTGGTATTTCTATCCTGTTCGTGCCATAGAGCGGAAGAATATCGGTGAGTTTATCCTTCTTTCTCAGCTTATTGATCCAGAAGGAGTGTGGCTGATTAGTAGGGAACCGGAAACCCCCGAGGAGCGTGAGGGGTATGAGCAGTGGCGCCATTTTTCCTCATTACATACTCTTCCTCTGCTGTTTAATGCTGCAAAAAAAGGAGACTTTGGCAGTCTTTATGAACATTGTACCTATGTGGTTACCACAAGTGTAATGGAAGGGTTTGGTCTTGTTTTTCTTGAATCATTTCTTGCGGGAAAACCTCTGCTGGGAAGAAATATTCCCGCTGTAACCGAAGATTTTTGTGCCCGTGGAGTGGTGTTTTCCGGGATATATGATGTTCTTTTGGTGCCCGCTTATGGTGTTTGGACCGACTTTGCTTGCCTCAGCCGAAACCAACAAATGCAGTGGCTTGAAAAAATAGGAACGATACCCTGCTGTTAG
- a CDS encoding response regulator gives MHTVLFVDNDPQWIVRYQSVFSNSSQWDCFYAEDVLAAVDYLNYLDVDIIVTELQLPLFDGTQILEYVRKRYPRIIRLILTDHEKIEGYLDIVRLAHQFLRKAHSVDRIEEIVQNLYRLHRLVISRHARDMVSSMDSIPALPDAYYRLKAEIDRSEPSLRRVGAIVESDVGLSTTILKLINSSFFAIAEPVTTPSQAVTLLGAEVIKSLVVSSHLFSHFAEKETCDSVAEVMIHSKLVAGFVGEICAYHKVRKSVRETAVMAALLHDLGRLVFESSFHDKYGKAIGISSVTSESLSESERQVLGADHAEVGAYLLGLWGFQYRTVEAVAFHHAPSKCVSADNMLLSILHAADMFALERQERRINFGTEYMDRTYVDETIGLDRWDEWRSVCITYYERVWVPSMDSQGASE, from the coding sequence GTGCATACAGTTCTTTTTGTTGATAATGATCCCCAGTGGATAGTGCGGTATCAGTCTGTCTTCAGTAACTCTTCTCAGTGGGACTGTTTTTATGCAGAAGATGTATTGGCTGCAGTGGATTATCTCAACTACCTTGATGTTGATATTATCGTAACGGAACTTCAGCTGCCTCTGTTTGACGGAACTCAGATATTGGAATATGTCCGGAAGCGGTATCCCCGTATTATCCGATTGATCTTAACAGATCACGAGAAGATTGAGGGCTATCTCGATATTGTTCGTTTGGCGCATCAGTTTTTGCGTAAAGCGCATTCGGTAGATCGCATAGAGGAGATTGTGCAAAATCTCTACCGATTGCATCGTCTGGTTATTAGTCGACATGCTCGGGATATGGTTAGTTCCATGGATTCCATTCCTGCCTTACCCGATGCCTATTATCGGCTTAAGGCGGAGATTGATCGTTCGGAACCATCCTTACGGAGAGTGGGGGCTATTGTTGAATCAGATGTGGGGCTTTCTACCACGATCTTAAAATTAATCAATTCTTCTTTTTTTGCTATTGCAGAGCCCGTTACAACTCCTTCTCAAGCGGTAACTCTCTTGGGAGCAGAGGTGATTAAGTCATTGGTTGTTTCATCCCATCTATTTTCCCATTTTGCCGAAAAAGAGACCTGTGATTCCGTTGCAGAGGTTATGATACATAGTAAATTAGTTGCTGGATTTGTAGGGGAAATCTGTGCATATCATAAGGTTCGCAAGAGTGTTCGTGAGACTGCAGTGATGGCAGCGCTTCTCCACGATCTTGGACGGCTTGTTTTTGAGTCCTCGTTTCACGACAAGTATGGCAAAGCCATTGGTATTAGCTCTGTCACCAGTGAATCTCTTTCAGAATCAGAGCGACAGGTGTTAGGCGCAGATCATGCTGAGGTTGGAGCATATCTTTTGGGCTTGTGGGGGTTTCAGTATAGAACGGTTGAAGCGGTGGCATTTCATCACGCTCCCAGCAAGTGTGTTAGTGCAGATAATATGCTTTTATCCATACTCCATGCAGCAGATATGTTTGCCCTTGAAAGACAGGAGCGACGGATTAATTTCGGCACAGAGTATATGGATCGGACCTATGTAGACGAAACCATTGGCCTAGACCGGTGGGATGAGTGGCGAAGTGTTTGTATCACCTATTATGAGCGAGTATGGGTTCCTTCCATGGACTCCCAGGGGGCTTCAGAGTAG
- the thiI gene encoding tRNA uracil 4-sulfurtransferase ThiI: protein MTPQNILYLRFGELFLKGKNRHRFIDTLIHNLKQRLTPFPHTTLHHNYYSATIMLNKTPLAPVERALSTLFGIQSFAVGVPTAKNIETICTDTIPLLHHHNIPKNSRIRIQARRSSKDFPYKSIEIGQRLAQHLTDHSPYTAAVQPPHTTLTVQIRKKDALLLLEKGKGPGGMPVGTAGKGLLMLSGGIDSPVAAYLLMKRGIAVEAIHFESPPHTTQRARQKVFDLAHRLASYMPSQTIRVHTIPFTHLQETLFQSTPSSYGMTIMRRMMYRISHALAQKKGISLLANGESIGQVASQTVESMAAITPVTSLPVLRPLACMDKEEIISIARHIDTYDISIRPYDDCCTLFVPPNPATRPREELCQKYEEHFPFTELISQCLEKYTTHTISADKPYHVNQELTETIDDLL from the coding sequence ATGACACCCCAAAACATACTGTATCTTCGATTTGGCGAACTCTTTTTAAAAGGAAAGAATCGCCACCGCTTTATAGATACCCTAATACACAATCTGAAACAGCGACTCACCCCCTTTCCTCATACAACCCTGCATCATAATTATTACAGTGCGACGATTATGCTGAATAAGACCCCGCTTGCCCCTGTTGAACGGGCACTCTCCACTCTATTCGGAATACAATCCTTTGCCGTGGGCGTACCAACAGCAAAAAATATTGAAACGATCTGTACAGATACGATACCCTTACTACACCATCATAATATCCCTAAAAACAGCAGGATTCGTATTCAAGCACGACGTTCATCAAAGGATTTTCCCTACAAATCCATTGAGATCGGACAGAGACTGGCACAACATCTTACAGATCACAGTCCCTATACAGCAGCCGTACAACCGCCACACACCACATTGACTGTCCAGATTCGTAAAAAAGATGCCCTACTCCTTCTGGAAAAAGGGAAGGGTCCTGGGGGAATGCCCGTAGGCACTGCGGGAAAGGGGCTCCTCATGCTCTCCGGCGGCATCGATTCTCCCGTGGCAGCCTACCTTCTCATGAAACGGGGCATTGCTGTTGAAGCCATCCATTTTGAATCGCCTCCCCACACAACACAAAGAGCACGACAAAAAGTATTTGATCTCGCTCACCGTCTAGCTTCCTATATGCCCTCACAGACAATACGCGTGCACACCATTCCCTTTACCCACCTACAGGAAACACTTTTCCAATCGACCCCTTCCAGCTATGGCATGACGATTATGCGACGCATGATGTACCGAATCAGCCATGCCCTTGCCCAAAAAAAGGGAATTTCTCTTCTCGCCAACGGAGAAAGCATCGGGCAAGTTGCATCGCAAACAGTAGAAAGCATGGCAGCGATTACTCCCGTCACCTCTCTTCCTGTTCTGCGCCCCCTTGCCTGTATGGACAAGGAAGAAATCATCTCCATAGCCCGGCATATTGATACGTACGATATATCCATACGCCCATATGATGATTGCTGCACCCTTTTTGTGCCCCCGAATCCGGCCACACGTCCCCGGGAAGAACTGTGCCAAAAATACGAAGAGCACTTTCCCTTTACCGAGCTAATTTCCCAATGCCTTGAAAAGTATACGACCCATACTATATCAGCAGATAAACCATACCACGTAAATCAGGAACTCACGGAAACAATTGACGACCTACTCTGA
- a CDS encoding cysteine desulfurase family protein, protein MIYLDSAATTSPDPTVLETYTKAAQRYFGNPSSPHGMGITAESVLTQAKERTRRLLSAQEYTLFLTASATEANNLALIGLAHRYRHRGRHIISSTMEHPSILKTLSYLETRGFTLTLLRPDTRGIISPSRIQNALRDDTSMVTIMHVNNETGSISPIQELIHTVHRHSHAAFHCDAVQSLGKHGNAPITAEADTISFSPHKFHGLNGMGGLLCKKTIQLPSFIHGGGQEEGVRSGTEHCAGAAAMARALRLSLQESRKHHERLCRMNDLFRAHLTSLEGIVINSPETSSPYILNISIPDKKPEPFVSALSNAGVYISTKSACAANGTGESVPIREMTGSLRRARSSLRISFTYKTRTDEIQEALEIITNTYTRMYL, encoded by the coding sequence ATGATTTATCTTGATTCTGCGGCGACTACATCGCCAGATCCTACTGTGTTAGAAACATATACTAAAGCAGCGCAGCGCTATTTTGGCAACCCGAGTTCTCCTCATGGTATGGGTATTACAGCAGAGTCTGTTCTTACTCAAGCAAAAGAACGTACCCGTAGACTTCTTTCTGCTCAGGAGTACACTCTTTTTCTCACCGCATCTGCCACAGAAGCAAATAATCTTGCCCTTATCGGGCTTGCTCATAGATATCGCCATCGGGGACGTCACATTATCTCTTCCACCATGGAACATCCTTCTATTTTAAAAACCCTCTCCTACTTAGAAACACGGGGATTTACTCTTACTCTACTGCGTCCAGATACACGAGGAATCATTTCCCCAAGCCGCATTCAGAATGCCCTGCGGGATGATACCAGTATGGTCACCATAATGCACGTTAACAATGAAACGGGGTCCATATCACCGATACAAGAACTGATACACACCGTACATCGCCACTCACATGCGGCCTTTCATTGCGATGCTGTACAGTCCTTGGGCAAACACGGAAACGCCCCCATAACTGCAGAGGCTGATACCATTTCATTTTCGCCGCATAAATTCCATGGATTAAACGGAATGGGAGGACTGCTCTGTAAAAAAACAATACAGCTGCCCTCCTTTATTCATGGAGGGGGGCAGGAAGAAGGCGTACGAAGTGGCACGGAACACTGTGCGGGTGCAGCAGCCATGGCTCGGGCTCTTCGTCTGAGTCTTCAAGAAAGCAGAAAGCACCACGAACGGCTGTGTCGCATGAATGATCTTTTTCGCGCTCACCTTACTTCACTGGAAGGTATTGTAATCAACTCGCCTGAAACCAGTTCTCCCTATATTCTGAATATAAGTATCCCCGACAAAAAACCTGAACCCTTTGTCTCCGCCTTGTCAAACGCGGGCGTTTATATCTCTACAAAATCTGCCTGTGCGGCCAATGGAACTGGCGAAAGCGTACCCATTCGTGAAATGACGGGCTCACTTCGGCGAGCACGATCAAGCCTGCGTATAAGCTTTACCTACAAAACAAGGACTGACGAAATACAAGAAGCCCTGGAAATAATTACGAACACCTATACAAGGATGTATTTATGA
- a CDS encoding MFS transporter, translating to MRHVTEYFSTLHYRVLFFTLLFLVFFAASVGDTVSEALVLSVYSAEVVSHLFFVNALILFVLSFLALSIIDNYNRGKIFILFLVTYAVSLFLLRLFHFLGEWVYLVLYVLSYTGKIMMFLLAWTLANDVADSRSGAKHFPFIAAGGTLGAIVGTFSIPVLVKTYTPLQLLWVWILLLFTAALLVKAMVYSLGHHFSRRRFNRQVSLHFSVLGRNIRDLMRQPLLNTMATAYFFIFIIIFCQQYLFYDVVRSEYEDALSISGFLGYFKGGFLLITFLLQAFVAGRLTRYIGWIRVLTVLPFVFFLSFAAMWYFDMHGLDLYIHTVIAAMGLRIAVFDSFFSPNYQNIFSIFPEDLRGRGKLTIDGVFKPLAMAVSAGLIVLISSQTQMLVILLFLSLIALGITLRLRRHYLFTALGYLHRTSSEEVPQRISQSLSYEKGLELLDTVIEEQPRELKFCAVDILVELDNDRAIARLIHWYPLVDTYVQAYIVSALGKAKNRNVLPFVRYLLRAETDPRVVANVLIALWSMQEEEETVYAAFLSHAVPRVRGNAIYILFYLGFSQKYSLEARLEEMLFIDAEGEEKSALWVLAHIPITNRLTQALKQYWYTRTVRVLRSFSYWKSFVAAVVRSRDYALLFELVDMYQAVSEQKQRELVSQVAWLIHRDGEADIVAHMGEFRSSYTTDFVLRALAHSRVHVGESMVKRLERFAEQEYEKFLVSRQALHYLRSFLHNSGRVDPYLEYYIQVIEQEEQSLHFNNLLECVAIVDASNAVNTILDKIHIYSRTIYSRVVDIIDTASSKRINKLIVTLMEGGGHCPREFHSLDEVFEIYLLSGLPVVRESTLYLINQQSE from the coding sequence ATGCGACATGTTACGGAGTATTTCTCCACACTTCACTATCGGGTGCTTTTTTTCACCCTCCTTTTTTTAGTATTTTTTGCTGCCTCCGTTGGTGATACCGTATCAGAGGCTCTTGTACTTTCTGTATACAGTGCAGAGGTTGTTTCACATTTGTTTTTTGTAAATGCACTTATTTTGTTTGTTTTATCCTTCCTTGCCCTTTCAATTATTGATAATTATAATCGAGGGAAGATATTTATCCTGTTTCTCGTAACCTATGCAGTGTCTCTATTTCTGTTACGCCTGTTTCATTTTCTCGGTGAGTGGGTATATCTTGTGTTGTACGTACTTTCCTATACAGGAAAGATTATGATGTTTTTGCTTGCATGGACCCTTGCTAATGATGTTGCCGATAGCCGAAGCGGTGCAAAGCATTTTCCCTTTATTGCCGCCGGGGGAACCCTTGGGGCGATTGTGGGAACATTTTCTATACCAGTGTTAGTGAAAACCTATACACCTTTGCAACTCCTGTGGGTATGGATTCTTCTACTCTTTACAGCAGCTCTGCTGGTCAAAGCCATGGTATACTCCCTGGGGCATCATTTTTCCCGCCGCCGTTTTAATCGACAGGTTTCGTTGCATTTCTCTGTGTTGGGTCGAAATATTCGCGATTTGATGCGTCAGCCTCTTCTGAATACCATGGCAACAGCCTATTTTTTTATTTTCATAATTATTTTCTGCCAACAATATCTTTTCTATGATGTGGTTCGTTCAGAGTATGAAGATGCCCTGTCTATTTCCGGCTTTCTCGGGTACTTTAAAGGTGGGTTCCTTCTCATTACCTTTCTTTTGCAAGCCTTTGTTGCCGGTCGGCTTACTCGATATATCGGCTGGATACGCGTATTGACAGTACTTCCATTTGTTTTCTTTCTGTCCTTTGCTGCCATGTGGTATTTCGATATGCACGGTCTCGATCTCTACATACATACAGTTATTGCTGCCATGGGGCTGCGTATTGCCGTGTTTGATTCTTTTTTTTCACCCAATTATCAAAATATTTTTTCAATTTTTCCTGAGGATCTTCGTGGTCGGGGTAAACTCACCATCGACGGTGTCTTCAAGCCTCTTGCCATGGCTGTTTCTGCGGGGCTTATCGTGCTCATCTCTTCTCAAACCCAGATGCTTGTCATTTTATTGTTTCTCTCCCTTATCGCTCTTGGTATAACCTTACGATTGCGACGGCACTATCTTTTTACCGCCTTGGGATACTTACACCGGACAAGTTCTGAGGAGGTCCCTCAACGTATTAGCCAAAGTCTTTCTTATGAAAAGGGGCTGGAGCTTCTTGATACGGTAATCGAAGAGCAGCCGCGAGAGTTGAAGTTTTGTGCCGTGGATATTTTGGTAGAGCTTGATAATGATCGTGCCATAGCTCGACTTATTCACTGGTATCCTCTGGTGGATACGTATGTGCAAGCCTATATCGTCTCTGCCCTCGGAAAAGCAAAGAATCGGAACGTGCTCCCCTTTGTACGGTATTTACTTCGCGCCGAAACAGATCCACGTGTGGTGGCCAATGTATTGATTGCCCTTTGGAGTATGCAGGAGGAGGAGGAAACAGTCTATGCTGCATTTCTTTCCCACGCTGTTCCTCGTGTGCGGGGAAATGCCATATACATTCTTTTTTATCTGGGGTTTTCACAAAAATATTCTTTGGAAGCCCGTTTAGAGGAGATGCTTTTTATAGATGCAGAGGGGGAGGAGAAGTCTGCCCTTTGGGTTCTTGCGCATATCCCAATTACGAATCGACTTACTCAGGCGTTAAAACAGTATTGGTATACCCGAACTGTTCGGGTGCTGCGCAGTTTTTCCTATTGGAAATCCTTTGTTGCGGCGGTGGTTCGTTCGCGGGATTATGCCCTGCTTTTTGAACTTGTCGATATGTATCAGGCGGTGAGTGAACAAAAACAACGTGAGCTTGTTTCGCAGGTTGCGTGGCTTATTCATCGAGATGGGGAAGCGGATATCGTTGCCCATATGGGAGAGTTTCGTAGTAGTTATACTACGGATTTTGTTTTGCGCGCTTTGGCCCATAGTAGAGTACATGTCGGGGAGTCCATGGTAAAGCGTCTGGAGCGTTTTGCTGAACAGGAGTATGAGAAGTTCTTGGTGTCTCGGCAGGCCTTGCATTATTTGCGGTCCTTTCTGCATAATTCAGGTCGTGTAGATCCATATTTGGAATACTATATTCAGGTTATTGAGCAGGAAGAACAGAGCTTGCATTTTAATAATCTTCTTGAGTGTGTTGCCATTGTAGATGCAAGTAATGCCGTCAACACGATACTTGATAAGATTCATATTTATTCTCGTACGATTTATTCTCGTGTTGTTGATATTATTGATACAGCTTCTTCCAAGCGCATCAATAAACTTATTGTAACCCTTATGGAGGGAGGAGGACACTGTCCCCGTGAATTTCATTCCCTCGACGAAGTGTTTGAGATATATCTTCTAAGCGGCCTGCCTGTTGTACGAGAAAGCACCTTGTATTTGATAAATCAACAAAGCGAGTGA
- a CDS encoding cyclic nucleotide-binding domain-containing protein, producing the protein MGNRGFEYIANMVVLRNCPLFSSLSPGELRRLTGAVRQFRCEAHDVLLKEGDSNTTLYLLSSGEVELTSAEGVQRRISAQEKGTTCFFGEIDLFLPGNRVDYTVIALAPTEILTLGRTDLYALMSENPSIPIRIVEMFSTRLAEYERRRRDTVL; encoded by the coding sequence ATGGGAAATCGTGGGTTCGAGTATATCGCAAATATGGTTGTCCTTCGAAATTGTCCACTCTTTTCCTCCCTTTCTCCCGGGGAATTACGGCGACTTACCGGTGCTGTACGGCAATTTCGCTGTGAGGCCCACGATGTTCTTCTGAAAGAGGGGGATAGCAATACAACCCTGTATCTCCTCTCTTCGGGGGAAGTAGAACTTACCTCTGCCGAGGGGGTACAACGACGTATCTCTGCCCAAGAAAAGGGCACTACCTGTTTTTTCGGTGAGATAGATCTCTTTTTGCCGGGTAATCGGGTTGATTATACGGTTATTGCCCTTGCTCCAACAGAGATTCTTACTTTAGGTCGAACCGATCTCTATGCTCTTATGTCTGAGAATCCCTCCATACCGATACGAATAGTGGAGATGTTTTCAACTCGTTTAGCAGAGTATGAACGCCGTCGAAGAGATACGGTCTTGTAG
- a CDS encoding complex I 24 kDa subunit family protein, whose amino-acid sequence MAEKALLPMPEKLVDFIEEWKEKPGNLIMVLHKVQEHYRYIPDVVAEEVAHLLDVPLAKIYGVATFYHLFSLKEPGKHEVAVCMGTACYLKGAQDLLDEIDQVIDCKAGCVTEDKQFSVEAVRCIGCCGLAPVMTVDGKVYGNVTKDMIAGILAPYQRN is encoded by the coding sequence ATGGCAGAAAAGGCACTGCTTCCCATGCCGGAAAAACTGGTTGATTTTATTGAAGAATGGAAAGAGAAGCCAGGAAATTTAATTATGGTTCTGCACAAGGTTCAGGAGCACTATCGGTATATCCCCGATGTTGTTGCTGAAGAGGTTGCACATCTGCTTGATGTTCCTTTGGCCAAGATTTACGGTGTTGCAACGTTTTATCATCTCTTTTCTCTAAAAGAGCCAGGAAAGCATGAGGTTGCCGTATGCATGGGGACCGCTTGTTACCTGAAGGGAGCTCAGGATCTTCTTGATGAGATAGACCAAGTGATAGATTGTAAAGCTGGATGTGTCACTGAAGACAAGCAGTTTTCTGTCGAAGCGGTACGCTGTATCGGGTGTTGTGGTCTTGCACCGGTCATGACCGTTGATGGAAAAGTATATGGTAACGTTACTAAGGATATGATTGCCGGAATTCTTGCACCGTATCAGCGGAATTAA
- a CDS encoding ATP-binding protein, with translation MPEFLHRISGIKVHYSLCDYLTDIVHNSLEAGADTVSVEMCESDFEIRCTIQDNGCGMSDETLQSVMDPFYTDGKKHVHRSVGLGLPFLLQAAQACGGDAHISSVSGHGTEVSFWMKQDSVDLPPRGNIPATVTSLFSFSQEGNIIFCHRWHSAEYTVTRKELEDTLGELTSVDSLSCMKLYIESCEENLYKENTHG, from the coding sequence TTGCCGGAATTCTTGCACCGTATCAGCGGAATTAAGGTGCATTACTCTCTCTGTGACTATCTTACAGATATTGTGCATAACTCCCTGGAGGCGGGAGCAGATACTGTATCTGTGGAGATGTGTGAGAGCGATTTTGAGATACGGTGTACAATACAGGATAATGGGTGTGGTATGAGCGATGAAACCTTACAGTCAGTTATGGACCCATTTTATACCGATGGGAAAAAGCACGTACATCGCTCTGTTGGCCTTGGACTTCCTTTCTTGCTCCAAGCTGCTCAGGCATGCGGTGGCGATGCGCACATTTCCTCTGTGAGTGGGCATGGTACGGAGGTCTCGTTTTGGATGAAGCAAGACTCGGTTGATCTTCCTCCCCGTGGCAACATTCCAGCAACGGTTACGTCCTTGTTTTCCTTCTCTCAGGAGGGAAACATCATCTTTTGTCATCGGTGGCATTCAGCAGAGTACACTGTTACGAGAAAAGAGTTGGAAGATACTTTAGGAGAGTTAACCAGTGTTGATTCTCTATCCTGTATGAAGTTGTATATCGAATCCTGTGAAGAAAATTTATACAAGGAGAATACCCATGGCTAA
- a CDS encoding (2Fe-2S) ferredoxin domain-containing protein: protein MAKLNLDDLKKMRDEKRREMNRRDTDKSIEIIIGMGTCGIAAGAKEAFDAFVTAIDASNLDDVMIKQTGCMGFCANEPTVEVRMPEMPDTIYNNVDATIAERIVKEHILEQKMVSEYVFDKPSVDIVDGQ from the coding sequence ATGGCTAAGTTAAACCTGGATGACCTGAAAAAAATGCGCGATGAAAAGCGTAGAGAAATGAACCGTCGGGACACAGATAAGAGTATCGAAATTATCATCGGTATGGGAACGTGCGGTATAGCTGCTGGAGCAAAGGAAGCCTTCGACGCTTTTGTTACCGCAATTGATGCAAGTAATCTTGACGATGTAATGATAAAACAGACCGGTTGTATGGGCTTTTGTGCCAATGAACCAACCGTTGAGGTACGTATGCCCGAAATGCCTGATACAATCTATAATAATGTGGATGCCACTATTGCAGAACGAATTGTAAAGGAGCATATCCTCGAACAGAAAATGGTAAGTGAGTATGTATTTGATAAACCGTCCGTTGACATTGTTGATGGTCAGTAA